In one Rutidosis leptorrhynchoides isolate AG116_Rl617_1_P2 chromosome 8, CSIRO_AGI_Rlap_v1, whole genome shotgun sequence genomic region, the following are encoded:
- the LOC139863218 gene encoding uncharacterized protein, translating into MANKSTITNNNDTLFSSLISEIKNYNGSDPLIPWLRGIKKMTNELPPELLKQKLPRFLQKCAQTFQSDHRYRNDLRYVRVWIKLLDFVNDPGAVLENMKANHIGNKTSLFYQAYALYYEKMKKFTDAEKMYHLGVQNFAEPSDELQKSFDQFLQRWERYRNKRIHCQEGQSTRSLKAEVADNGFVKPKSRQVEDKKVILQRELEKPVGENTVVVRFAKTAIDGKSKAEDARHHGLVEPTINTKEAMDAINSMFREPLISEPFSKPISNKNKENCSQENGSKGGFEVYNDNDPGNKVVISTQTQPEPFQIYCDGDDDNNEDEKDKFEHKMDSNKTKGPFVFPGSNKDSELERVPQRKFREDTVVFRFVGSTISDEPKVENACHHGLVEPTNL; encoded by the exons ATGGCGAATAAATCAACAATCACCAACAATAATGACACCTTATTTTCTTCATTAATCTCAGAAATCAAAAACTACAATGGTTCAGACCCTCTGATTCCTTGGCTCCG AGGAATCAAAAAGATGACGAATGAACTACCTCCAGAGCTACTGAAACAGAAACTTCCTCGGTTTCTACAAAAATGTGCTCAAACTTTTCAATCAGATCATCGTTACCGCAACGATTTACGATACGTTCGTGTTTGGATCAAATTG CTGGATTTTGTTAATGACCCTGGTGCTGTTCTGGAGAACATGAAGGCAAATCACATTGGGAACAAAACATCGTTATTTTATCAGGCTTATGCTCTTTATTATGAGAAGATGAAGAAGTTTACTGATGCTGAAAAGATGTATCATCTAGGCGTGCAAAA TTTTGCAGAACCGTCGGATGAGCTTCAAAAATCATTTGATCAATTTCTACAAAGATGGGAGCGATACAGAAACAAAAGGATTCAT TGTCAAGAAGGGCAAAGTACTAGAAGTCTCAAAGCTGAGGTGGCAGATAACGGTTTTGTTAAACCAAAATCCCGACAAGTAGAGGACAAGAAAGTAATTTTACAACGTGAACTAGAAAAACCTGTTGGTGAAAATACAGTTGTGGTTAGATTTGCAAAAACTGCTATTGATGGAAAATCGAAAGCTGAAGATGCACGTCATCATGGTCTTGTGGAGCCCACTATCAACACGAAAGAAGCCATGGATGCAATAAATAGCATGTTCCGCGAGCCTTTAATCTCAGAACCATTTTCAAAGCCCATTTCTAATAAAAACAAAGAAAATTGTAGTCAAGAAAATGGTTCGAAGGGTGGGTTCGAGGTGTATAATGACAATGACCCAGGTAACAAGGTTGTAATCTCGACCCAAACTCAACCCGAACCATTTCAAATCTACtgtgatggtgatgatgataataACGAGGATGAAAAGGATAAATTTGAACACAAAATGGACTCAAACAAGACAAAAGGTCCATTTGTTTTTCCGGGTTCTAATAAAGATTCAGAATTGGAGAGGGTCCCACAAAGAAAATTTAGAGAAGATACAGTCGTGTTTCGGTTTGTGGGGTCCACCATATCAGACGAGCCGAAGGTGGAGAATGCATGCCATCATGGTCTAGTGGAGCCCACG Aatttgtaa